GCTCCTTGTCAGGATTGTTGCGTGCCATTTTCAGGGCATGAGCGAGTGCATGCGAAGATTCGAGTGCGGGAATGATCCCTTCGCTGCGAGCTAACTCTTGGAACGCATCGAGTGCTTCATCGTCGGTAATGCTGTCGTACTCCGCGCGGCCAATGGCATTGAGATGCGCATGCTGAGGGCCGACAGAAGGGAAATCTAGGCCGGCAGAAACAGAGTAAGACTCCTCCACTTGGCCGTTTTCGTCTTGCATGAGTGGTGCTTTCATGCCAAAGAAGATCCCGGTTTTGCCGTGTTTGAGCGGCGCGCCGTGTTGGTCAGTATCAATCCCTTTGCCCGCAGGCTCAACACCAATCAAACGTACCGACTCTTCTTCGATAAAATCAGCAAACATGCCGATGGCGTTGGAGCCGCCGCCCACACAGGCAATCACCGCGTCAGGCAAGCGACCTTCCCGCGCGAGGATCTGGTTTTTGGTCTCTTCGCCAATCATACGCTGAAACTCACGCACTATGGTTGGAAATGGGTGAGGGCCCGCTGCTGTGCCGAGAAGGTAATGCGCGGTTTCATAGCTGCCGGACCAGTCGCGTAGCGCCTCGTTACAGGCGTCTTTTAACGTGGCGGATCCAGAGTGCACTGGAATGACTTTGGCTCCCATCAATTTCATTCGAAACACGTTCGGGCTTTGGCGCTCCACATCTTTTGCACCCATGTAAACGCGGCATTTCAGGCCAAGCAGTGCACAGGCTAATGCCGCTGCCACACCATGCTGGCCTGCGCCAGTTTCTGCGATGATTTCGTGTTTGCCCATGCGTTTGGCAAGCAGCGCTTGGCCGAGCACTTGGTTGGTTTTGTGCGCGCCGCCATGCAGTAGATCTTCGCGCTTGAGATAGAGTTTGGTCTTGGTGCCTTTGGTAAGGTTACGCGTTAAGGTAAGTGCGGTCGGGCGGCCCGCATACTCTTGCAGCAAGCCCATAAACTCACTTCGAAACGCGTCATCTTCTTGCGCATCAATGAAAGCCTGTTCAAGCTGCTCCAAAGCTGGGACCAGAATTTGCGGAACGTACTGACCGCCGTATTCGCCAAAGTAGGCATTCAGTTTTGCCATGGTGTTCATCCTTCTCGTCAATTTTTAGTAGTTGCGGATCGCAGCAAACGCTTGTTGCAACTTCTGTGTATCTTTTTTACCCGGTGCGCTTTCGACACCGGAGTTGAAATCCAATCCTAGGCAACCGAGTGAAGCCGCTTGCTTTGCATTATCTGCGTTCAAGCCACCCGCGAGCATCACCTTGCTCGGGTCGCCAATCAAAGTCCAGTCAAACGCTTGGCCTGTGCCACCGCTTTGGTTGCCGACTTGGGCATCGAAAAGATGTCTGTCGATATGTTGGGTGAGGCGCTGTGGAGTGTGTTCGGTCACGCCGTAGGCTTTCCAAATCGCGATATGTTCGGCGAGCAGGCTACGCAACTGCGTCACATAGTGTTGATCTTCTTCGCCATGCAGCTGCACTGCGGCAAGGCCGAGTGGGCTGG
The Vibrio navarrensis DNA segment above includes these coding regions:
- the trpB gene encoding tryptophan synthase subunit beta, producing MAKLNAYFGEYGGQYVPQILVPALEQLEQAFIDAQEDDAFRSEFMGLLQEYAGRPTALTLTRNLTKGTKTKLYLKREDLLHGGAHKTNQVLGQALLAKRMGKHEIIAETGAGQHGVAAALACALLGLKCRVYMGAKDVERQSPNVFRMKLMGAKVIPVHSGSATLKDACNEALRDWSGSYETAHYLLGTAAGPHPFPTIVREFQRMIGEETKNQILAREGRLPDAVIACVGGGSNAIGMFADFIEEESVRLIGVEPAGKGIDTDQHGAPLKHGKTGIFFGMKAPLMQDENGQVEESYSVSAGLDFPSVGPQHAHLNAIGRAEYDSITDDEALDAFQELARSEGIIPALESSHALAHALKMARNNPDKEQLLVVNLSGRGDKDIFTVHAILEEKGAI